In Mongoliitalea daihaiensis, one DNA window encodes the following:
- a CDS encoding DUF4382 domain-containing protein: MKKFVIIGFIWLLTACSNEGNRNQALINVFMVDAPGDFDAAIIEILGVEVSVSGGRTGESVLTYFLPNLSSNRQVNVTALIGGEQFLIGRDEVNVGQLIEMKLILGSNNLVRKAGASIPLRLESPISQEPSIQTNFILTAGISHDLFIDFDIQQSISGQASEEFILNPVLRAFSSSNTGTVSGVIRPAGAQAVLYAIQNRDTITSTISNRDNGQFQLRGLTGSYTIGILPFGDTFRRDSLLNIVVTPQTVTQAGNINLQPRN, translated from the coding sequence GTGAAAAAGTTTGTTATTATTGGGTTTATTTGGTTGCTTACAGCCTGTAGCAATGAAGGCAACCGGAATCAAGCATTGATTAATGTTTTTATGGTAGATGCTCCTGGAGACTTTGATGCAGCAATCATTGAAATCCTAGGAGTAGAAGTAAGTGTTTCCGGAGGCAGGACTGGTGAAAGTGTATTGACCTATTTTCTTCCTAACCTGTCATCCAATAGACAAGTAAACGTAACCGCACTCATTGGTGGAGAGCAATTCCTTATAGGCAGAGATGAAGTTAATGTGGGGCAACTTATTGAGATGAAGTTAATCTTAGGCAGCAATAACCTCGTCAGAAAAGCTGGGGCTTCCATTCCTTTGCGTTTGGAGTCTCCTATTTCTCAAGAACCAAGCATTCAGACAAATTTTATTTTAACTGCAGGTATTTCGCATGATTTATTCATAGATTTTGATATACAACAATCAATTTCGGGACAAGCAAGTGAGGAGTTTATACTTAACCCTGTCCTTCGAGCTTTTTCAAGCAGCAACACAGGCACTGTATCGGGAGTCATTCGCCCAGCAGGTGCTCAAGCAGTCCTGTACGCGATTCAAAATAGGGATACCATAACAAGTACTATTTCTAACAGAGATAATGGACAATTTCAACTGAGGGGCTTAACGGGCAGCTACACCATTGGAATTCTCCCATTTGGCGATACCTTTAGAAGAGATAGTTTGCTTAACATCGTTGTTACTCCTCAAACAGTCACCCAGGCTGGCAACATCAATCTGCAACCAAGAAATTAA
- a CDS encoding FtsX-like permease family protein: MNTSFFIAGRYFRSKKKKNFITVLSIITMVGVAVGAMALVIVLSVFNGLEELVRGLYASFDADLKIEASQGKSFRIEQNTFQKIEDLEGVSLVTEVIEDNALFNYRNYQHLARIKGVSDNYLSQSRFEQGYVWGDLDLGSSERPQAIIGRGVGFFLSIDLNNEFDLLQAYYPKAPRNAATIDPRQLYNQGTLIPSAFFSVEKEFDDNYIIAPISFVSKLLNYGDKRTAIEVSVQEGYSIRKVKTALKQILGEEFTVKDTDEQHAGLLRTIKIEKLFVFITLTFILAVASFNIFFSLSMMAIEKKKDIAILYAMGARESMVKNIFIKQGSIIAFSGAIIGLLIGFIIVWLQDTVGLVSMGIESSIIENYPVKIIWTDFLWTSISVILITFVASYRPALLASKVKSTDL, from the coding sequence TTGAACACCTCATTTTTTATAGCAGGCAGATACTTCAGAAGTAAGAAGAAAAAAAACTTTATCACGGTACTCTCCATCATTACCATGGTTGGAGTAGCAGTGGGAGCGATGGCTTTGGTCATTGTATTATCTGTATTCAATGGCTTGGAGGAACTAGTAAGGGGCCTATATGCTTCCTTTGATGCAGATTTGAAAATTGAAGCCAGTCAGGGAAAATCATTTCGGATAGAACAAAACACTTTTCAGAAAATCGAGGACTTAGAGGGAGTATCACTCGTGACCGAGGTAATTGAGGATAATGCGCTATTCAATTATCGAAACTATCAGCATTTGGCTCGGATCAAAGGCGTTTCGGACAATTACCTTTCTCAATCTCGCTTTGAACAAGGATATGTTTGGGGAGATTTGGACTTAGGTTCAAGCGAGCGTCCACAAGCCATCATAGGAAGAGGAGTAGGATTCTTTTTATCCATAGATTTAAACAACGAGTTTGATCTCCTTCAAGCTTACTATCCCAAAGCCCCAAGAAATGCAGCAACCATAGACCCTCGACAACTATACAACCAAGGTACACTCATCCCCAGCGCATTTTTCAGTGTAGAAAAAGAGTTTGATGACAATTACATCATTGCTCCCATTTCATTTGTGAGTAAACTCTTGAATTATGGGGATAAACGAACTGCCATTGAAGTAAGTGTCCAAGAAGGGTACTCCATTCGAAAAGTAAAAACTGCACTCAAACAAATCTTAGGAGAAGAATTTACAGTTAAAGATACTGACGAGCAACATGCAGGATTATTAAGGACTATAAAAATCGAAAAATTGTTCGTATTTATTACCCTGACATTTATCCTAGCAGTCGCCTCCTTTAACATCTTTTTTTCCCTGTCCATGATGGCCATAGAAAAGAAAAAAGATATTGCTATTCTCTATGCAATGGGCGCACGTGAGAGCATGGTCAAAAATATTTTCATCAAACAGGGAAGCATCATTGCCTTTTCAGGTGCAATTATTGGTTTGCTGATAGGTTTCATCATTGTTTGGCTTCAAGATACTGTAGGACTAGTATCCATGGGCATAGAATCATCTATCATTGAAAACTATCCTGTAAAAATCATTTGGACAGACTTTTTGTGGACCAGTATTTCGGTAATCCTTATTACTTTCGTTGCGTCCTACCGTCCAGCCTTACTTGCCTCCAAAGTAAAATCTACCGATTTGTAA
- the rbfA gene encoding 30S ribosome-binding factor RbfA — protein sequence MESKRQQKYSKLIQKEIGEIFQKEAKHLLSNAFVTVSGVSMSPDLGVAKVYLSFLLDKDKGMFEKINEKKSEIRKHLGNRIGKSVRIVPELALFLDDSASYAQHMDKVISSLDIPEAPEEDEENED from the coding sequence ATGGAAAGTAAAAGACAACAGAAATACAGCAAACTGATTCAGAAAGAGATTGGAGAAATCTTCCAAAAAGAAGCTAAACACCTCTTAAGCAACGCCTTTGTGACGGTATCAGGTGTTTCGATGAGTCCAGATCTTGGCGTAGCAAAAGTTTACCTGAGCTTTTTATTAGATAAAGACAAGGGCATGTTTGAGAAAATCAATGAGAAAAAAAGCGAAATAAGGAAACATTTGGGAAATAGGATTGGAAAGTCTGTTCGGATTGTTCCTGAATTAGCTTTGTTTTTGGATGACTCTGCTTCCTATGCTCAACACATGGATAAAGTCATTTCCTCTTTGGATATCCCAGAAGCACCGGAAGAAGACGAAGAAAATGAAGACTAA
- a CDS encoding Clp protease ClpB, translating into MKNFQKTLTIGVIYSLLAIPVFGQAKLEKFMHERERMHEEWKVSESKKTGIFGNRTKKDMIETLEWMERIIQKDNQIMEELKLLSEIEKTEITYEKNDYKFIVQKQEREIAILKRALEEKNAAQVEKSAAMRPTTWILILFFAFLGFGWKYFRKKI; encoded by the coding sequence ATGAAAAATTTTCAAAAAACGCTTACTATTGGTGTCATCTACAGTTTATTGGCAATCCCAGTATTTGGACAAGCTAAGCTAGAGAAATTTATGCATGAGCGGGAGCGCATGCATGAGGAATGGAAAGTTTCAGAAAGTAAAAAGACAGGGATTTTTGGTAATCGAACCAAAAAAGATATGATTGAAACTCTTGAGTGGATGGAACGAATTATTCAGAAGGATAATCAAATCATGGAGGAACTCAAACTCTTGAGTGAAATCGAAAAAACTGAGATCACCTATGAAAAAAACGATTACAAGTTTATCGTTCAAAAACAAGAACGTGAAATTGCGATTTTAAAAAGAGCATTGGAAGAAAAAAATGCTGCCCAAGTAGAAAAGAGCGCTGCTATGAGGCCGACTACATGGATCTTGATTCTGTTTTTCGCTTTCTTAGGTTTCGGCTGGAAATACTTCAGGAAGAAAATTTAA
- a CDS encoding sodium:proton antiporter — protein MKNFILLLALFAGILFFSVPQISFAKEYTSETFVEADTISQQSDESSGYNLPGMHNLSPEEGHDAHGEHPAAPVWLVIPFVALLLMIATGPLFYEHFWHHNYPKVAVGLATIVIAYYLFILHNTHGPVHALAEYVQFIALLASLYIASGGILIEIDKKATPAANVILLIVGAVISNLIGTTGASMLLIRPFIRLNRGNIQPYHIIFFIFMVSNVGGSLTPIGDPPLFLGFLKGVPFFWTLEHNIIPWVLALAILAVIFYFVDRKFGKANDEELEPVTFTNKFALIGSKNFLWLLIVIMSVFLDPNVLEWVPAIHYDGQKFSFIREIIMLSVAYLSYRFADQKAIKGNEFNFEPIREVAFIFVGIFGTMMPALELVGNFAKSPEGAALITHNTLYWGTGILSGFLDNAPTYLNFLAAAMASQGGDISNIEQVRAFAMDGYEDSAFELMAISIAAVFFGAMTYIGNGPNFMVKSIAEQSGIKMPSFFGYIIRFSIPILLPVLIITWLVFFAFV, from the coding sequence ATGAAGAATTTTATTTTGTTATTAGCGCTATTTGCAGGAATATTGTTTTTCTCAGTCCCTCAAATAAGCTTTGCCAAAGAATATACATCTGAAACTTTTGTTGAAGCAGATACAATCAGCCAACAAAGTGATGAATCCTCTGGCTACAATCTTCCAGGGATGCATAATTTATCCCCTGAAGAAGGACATGATGCACATGGAGAACATCCAGCAGCTCCAGTCTGGTTGGTAATCCCTTTTGTGGCTCTGCTATTGATGATCGCCACAGGGCCTTTATTTTATGAACATTTCTGGCACCATAACTATCCCAAAGTTGCGGTAGGTTTGGCAACCATTGTAATTGCCTACTATCTTTTTATTTTGCATAATACCCATGGACCTGTACATGCGCTCGCAGAGTATGTTCAATTTATCGCACTATTGGCATCCCTTTACATTGCTTCTGGGGGAATTTTGATTGAAATTGATAAAAAAGCAACACCTGCTGCAAATGTAATTTTGTTAATTGTCGGCGCTGTCATTTCAAATTTAATTGGTACTACGGGTGCTTCTATGCTTTTGATCAGACCATTTATCCGATTAAACAGAGGTAACATTCAACCTTATCACATTATCTTCTTCATTTTTATGGTGAGTAATGTAGGTGGTTCTTTGACTCCTATTGGAGACCCTCCTCTCTTCTTAGGATTTTTGAAAGGAGTTCCTTTTTTCTGGACTTTGGAACACAACATCATCCCGTGGGTATTAGCATTGGCAATCCTCGCCGTTATTTTCTATTTTGTAGATAGAAAATTTGGTAAAGCCAACGATGAAGAACTTGAGCCTGTCACATTTACTAACAAGTTTGCCTTGATCGGTTCCAAAAACTTCTTGTGGTTATTGATTGTCATCATGTCTGTATTCCTTGACCCGAATGTATTAGAATGGGTACCTGCCATACACTACGATGGTCAGAAGTTTTCTTTTATACGGGAAATCATCATGCTCTCAGTTGCCTATTTGTCTTACAGGTTTGCCGACCAAAAAGCCATCAAAGGCAATGAATTCAACTTTGAACCCATCCGTGAAGTAGCATTTATATTTGTCGGGATCTTTGGCACCATGATGCCTGCATTGGAGCTGGTTGGTAACTTTGCCAAGTCTCCAGAAGGAGCAGCGCTGATCACCCACAACACCTTGTACTGGGGTACAGGGATTCTATCAGGATTCTTGGACAATGCACCTACTTATTTGAACTTCTTAGCTGCAGCTATGGCTTCGCAAGGAGGAGACATATCCAATATCGAACAAGTTCGCGCCTTTGCGATGGATGGCTATGAGGATTCTGCCTTTGAATTGATGGCTATTTCAATCGCAGCAGTCTTCTTTGGCGCCATGACCTATATCGGAAATGGACCAAACTTTATGGTAAAATCCATAGCCGAGCAAAGCGGGATTAAAATGCCTTCTTTCTTTGGATATATCATCCGATTCTCCATCCCGATTTTGTTGCCAGTATTGATCATCACCTGGTTGGTCTTCTTTGCCTTCGTATAG
- a CDS encoding Glu/Leu/Phe/Val dehydrogenase dimerization domain-containing protein has translation MKDLLKKFENKQPEIVFEWSDSETEAEGWVVINSLRGGAAGGGTRMRKGLDKREVESLAKTMEVKFTVSGPAIGGAKSGINFDPNDPRKDEVLKRWYKAVMPLLKNYYGTGGDLNVDEIHEVIPITESYGLWHPQEGIVNGHFNATEPQKIRKIGQLRQGVSKVLEDPLFTPNGPKKYTVADMITGYGVAEAVKHYYSIWGGELAGKRAIIQGWGNVGAAAACFLAVEGVKIVGIIDRVGGLIKEEGFSLDEIRELFIQRKGNTLVADNIIPFDEINEKIWSLPAEIFIPAAASRLITRAQAETMVETGLEVISCGANVPFADPEIFFGPTGVWTDEKIAVIPDFIANCGMARVFAYLMSDEVELTDEAIFHDVSHTIQKAMKRTFDTNPSTTRIAQTSFEIALKELI, from the coding sequence ATGAAAGATTTACTGAAAAAGTTTGAGAATAAACAGCCTGAGATTGTTTTTGAATGGAGCGATAGCGAAACAGAAGCAGAAGGTTGGGTAGTCATCAATTCCCTAAGAGGTGGAGCAGCTGGCGGTGGTACCCGTATGCGTAAAGGCTTGGATAAACGAGAAGTGGAATCCTTGGCTAAAACCATGGAAGTAAAATTCACCGTATCTGGTCCTGCTATTGGTGGTGCCAAGTCAGGCATCAATTTTGACCCAAATGATCCACGCAAAGATGAGGTGTTGAAACGCTGGTATAAAGCGGTGATGCCTTTGTTGAAAAACTACTATGGTACAGGTGGGGATCTGAATGTGGATGAAATCCACGAAGTAATTCCAATCACAGAATCCTATGGACTTTGGCATCCACAAGAAGGCATTGTCAACGGTCATTTTAATGCTACCGAACCACAAAAAATCAGAAAAATCGGTCAGTTAAGACAAGGAGTATCTAAAGTATTGGAAGATCCTCTGTTTACACCGAACGGTCCCAAAAAATATACCGTAGCCGATATGATCACGGGGTACGGGGTAGCAGAAGCGGTAAAGCATTATTATTCCATTTGGGGAGGAGAGCTTGCAGGAAAGCGTGCCATCATTCAAGGTTGGGGAAATGTAGGTGCTGCAGCCGCTTGTTTTTTAGCTGTAGAAGGTGTGAAAATTGTTGGAATCATCGATAGAGTTGGCGGTTTGATCAAGGAAGAAGGTTTTTCATTGGATGAAATCCGCGAATTATTTATTCAAAGAAAAGGAAATACACTGGTAGCAGACAATATCATACCTTTTGATGAGATTAATGAGAAAATTTGGTCTCTTCCTGCGGAGATTTTCATACCAGCGGCAGCATCCCGCTTAATTACCCGAGCACAGGCTGAAACCATGGTAGAAACAGGCCTAGAAGTAATATCCTGCGGAGCCAATGTACCATTTGCAGATCCAGAGATTTTCTTTGGACCTACGGGAGTATGGACAGATGAGAAAATCGCTGTAATCCCTGATTTTATTGCTAACTGTGGTATGGCCCGCGTATTTGCTTATCTGATGAGTGATGAAGTTGAGTTGACAGACGAGGCAATCTTCCATGATGTGAGCCATACTATCCAAAAAGCAATGAAACGAACTTTTGATACGAATCCCTCCACCACTAGAATTGCTCAGACCTCTTTTGAAATTGCATTGAAAGAATTGATTTAA
- a CDS encoding DUF4221 domain-containing protein, with translation MKACLTNKIVYSLNKLQALCFFGVVLTSIHLSCRSQNSAQERLWTMEKDNLELNFNNRILNSNPLFYEIQSNGQLVAFDHTRGEIQSYDLDNAEIQIQKLDFDGPNGVDRTIFSMQSMGNLLFLNSSQSISMLQSGEKIKS, from the coding sequence ATGAAAGCCTGCCTGACAAACAAAATAGTATACTCACTAAACAAATTACAAGCTCTTTGCTTTTTTGGTGTGGTTTTAACTAGTATTCATTTATCATGTAGATCCCAAAACTCTGCCCAAGAACGACTGTGGACAATGGAAAAAGACAATTTGGAATTAAATTTCAACAACAGAATTCTAAATTCCAACCCACTATTTTATGAAATCCAATCAAACGGTCAACTCGTAGCCTTTGATCACACTAGAGGTGAAATTCAATCTTATGATTTAGATAATGCCGAGATTCAAATTCAAAAACTTGATTTCGATGGACCAAATGGTGTAGATAGAACTATTTTTTCGATGCAAAGCATGGGGAATTTACTTTTTTTAAACTCGTCTCAATCAATTTCCATGCTCCAATCTGGAGAAAAAATTAAGAGTTAA